A single Lolium perenne isolate Kyuss_39 chromosome 6, Kyuss_2.0, whole genome shotgun sequence DNA region contains:
- the LOC139832643 gene encoding uncharacterized protein, protein MNRKGKNAAAKGGDLKRYFVPIASSSQSKPNTHEETPNVMPNQAEEQVEEGTKNSSNLSTHESDIAHQEQEQEQELEGGQGTSEHVVLEAGGITDFIEYINPDPGLRIQVDEFAPNVREDKALARHCAQAVTKSIKEEMDGCLFSVLIDESRDISVKEQMAVVVRYVNKTGDIIERFLGIQHVPNTTSPALKTALLELQLIVVALSRCCKGLEDFFDDVKEIASLSSSSCRRKDILLDKHKENLLSKINKAIEILSIVEYDSRNPTKAGGYVHKMETFSFVFHMKMMLRLLRMTNDVSLLLQKKDQNIIQAISLVTDVRTRLVNWRNHGWDSLLEEVKSFCIENEIIIPNSIITEFDHRFNEASSEVIHNFSCLDPRDSFARFDVIKLARLTEIYHEDFSDYERDHIQDSLQLFLVHMKRVEDFRVCFDIASLAKKMVELERHIMFPTVYRLIELAMLLPVGTATVERAFSATKIIKTELRNKMSDGWLNDLMVCYIERGIFKSLDLGEIKKDFQSEDRALPLPGTSRRH, encoded by the exons ATGAACAGGAAAGGGAAGAACGCTGCAGCTAAAGGGGGAG ATTTGAAGAGATATTTTGTGCCCATTGCTAGTAGCAGCCAATCTAAACCAAACACCCACGAGGAGACTCCAAATGTTATGCCAAATCAAGCTGAAGAGCAAGTGGAAGAAGGGACCAAAAATAGCTCTAACCTGAGCACCCATGAAAGTGATATAGCACACCAAGAACAAGAGCAAGAACAAGAACTGGAAGGAGGACAGGGGACTTCGGAGCATGTGGTTCTAGAAGCTGGAGGTATAACTGATTTCATAGAGTATATAAACCCTGATCCCGGACttcgcattcaagttgatgaatttgCTCCTAATGTTAGAGAAGAC AAAGCACTTGCCAGACATTGTGCGCAGGCAGTCACCAAATCCATCAAAGAAGAGATGGATGGTTGTCTTTTCTCTGTTCTTATAGATGAATCCCGTGATATATCTGTGAAAGAACAAATGGCCGTGGTTGTGAG GTATGTGAACAAGACTGGAGATATTATTGAAAGATTTTTGGGTATTCAGCATGTCCCAAACACAACATCTCCAGCTTTAAAGACGGCACTTTTGGAG TTGCAGCTGATTGTTGTTGCTTTATCGAGGTGTTGCAAAGGTCTTGAGGATTTCTTTGACGATGTGAAAGAGATTGCCAGTCTCTCTAGTTCATCTTGCAGGAGGAAGGATATATTGCTTGATAAGCACAAAGAGAATCTTCTATCTAagatcaacaaag CGATAGAAATTTTGAGCATTGTTGAGTATGATTCTCGTAATCCAACTAAGGCAGGAGGTTATGTTCATAAAATGGAGACTTTTAGTTTTGTGTTCCACATGAAGATGATGTTAAGACTGCTTCGTATGACAAATGATGTATCTCTTCTATTGCAAAAGAAGGATCAGAATATTATTCAG GCCATATCTTTGGTTACGGATGTGAGAACACGGTTGGTTAATTGGAGAAATCATGGTTGGGATTCACTCTTGGAAGAAGTCAAATCATTTTGCATTGAAAATGAGATCATAATCCCAA ACTCTATTATCACGGAGTTTGATCATCGCTTTAATGAGGCATCTTCAGAGGTTATTCATAACTTCTCTTGTCTTGATCCAAGAGACTCATTTGCTAGGTTCGATGTGATTAAACTTGCTCGGCTCACAGAGATTTATCATGAGGATTTCTCTGATTATGAGCGAGATCATATACAAGATTCCCTTCAGTTATTTCTTGTTCATATGAAGAGAGTTGAAGATTTCAGAGTTTGTTTTGATATTGCAAGCCTAGCTAAAAAGATGGTTGAACTTGAAAGGCATATCATGTTCCCTACAGTTTACCGTCTTATTGAGTTGGCAATGCTTTTACCGGTTGGGACAGCAACAGTTGAAAGGGCATTCTCAGCTACGAAGATTATCAAGACGGAGTTGCGCAACAAGATGTCCGATGGTTGGCTTAATGATTTGATGGTGTGCTACATCGAGCGAGGGATATTTAAAAGTCTTGATCTTGGTGAAATTAAAAAAGATTTTCAAAGCGAAGATAGAGCTTTGCCATTGCCTGGAACTTCTAGACGACATTAA
- the LOC127306021 gene encoding probable cyclic nucleotide-gated ion channel 20, chloroplastic: protein MADQERDDIPMLLRNVELPKFPRSTSMCMPMRDEDYEEDTYVPHTGPLSSQPPAQAAAAAGAGNPFVGRHTPDRPPRHPQVKPVSKPQAVMPEEAGGNRWSHGGDGPKNEHLMMSGPLGQCDNPDCVNCPPACKNKRFFQRAPHHFDNKFHNILYAHQRGWKKSIERFLSYIPIMNPHAKVVQQWNQFFVISCLVAIFIDPLFFFLLSVQKDNKCIVLNWKFATGLAVVRSVSDAIYFLHMLLQFRLAYVAPESRVVGAGDLVDEPKKIAVHYLRGHFLLDFFVVLPLPQVMILVVIPRYVGLSTADIAKNYLRVTVLLQYIPRIIRFVPLLGGNQSATGFIFESAWANFVINLLMFVMSGHVVGSCWYLFGLQRVNQCLQNACSASKIPSCEVFRDCGRDFDTVGQTGLNWQQWYNDSASTSCFNTGDGGTFKYGIYQEAVLLATKRSAITRYIYSLFWGFQQISTLAGNLVPSYFEGEVLFTMAIVGLGLLLFALLIGNMQNFLQALGSRKLEMQLRRRDVEKWMSHRRLPEELRRRVRHAERFTWAATQGVNEEELLSNLPEDIQRDIRRHFFRFLNKVRLFTLMDWPILDAICDKLRQNLYISGSDILYQGGPVDKMVFIVRGKLESISADGSRAPLHDGDVCGEELLTWYLEHSSANKDGGKSRFHGMRLVAIRTVTCLTNVEAFVLRASDLEQVTSQFARFLRNPRVQGAIRYESPYWRTIAAARIQVAWRYRKRRLKRAERSRPSEEPDRKPTWSHYSFQHG from the exons ATGGCCGACCAGGAGCGAGACGACATCCCGATGCTGCTGCGAAACGTGGAGCTCCCAAAATTCCCCCGGAGCACGTCGATGTGCATGCCGATGAGGGACGAGGACTACGAGGAGGACACCTACGTGCCCCACACCGGCCCTCTGTCCAGCCAGCCGCCGGCCCAGGCTGCTGCGGCGGCGGGGGCGGGCAACCCGTTTGTCGGCAGGCACACGCCGGACAGGCCGCCGCGGCACCCGCAGGTGAAGCCGGTCAGCAAGCCGCAGGCCGTCATGCCGGAGGAGGCTGGGGGGAACAGGTGGTCGCACGGTGGGGATGGTCCCAAGAACGAGCATCTCATGATGTCGGGGCCTTTGGGGCAGTGTGATAACCCGGACTGCGTCAACTGTCCTCCGGCGTGCAAGAACAAGAGATTCTTCCAGAGAGCTCCGCATCATTTTGACAATAAG TTCCATAATATTCTCTATGCTCACCAACGTGGGTGGAAGAAGAGCATTGAGCGTTTCCTTTCGTACATCCCGATCATGAATCCTCACGCCAAGGTTGTTCAACAGTGGAACCAATTCTTTGTGATATCTTGCCTGGTTGCCATCTTCATCGATCCTCTGTTCTTCTTCCTGTTGTCAGTTCAGAAG GATAACAAATGCATAGTGTTGAACTGGAAGTTTGCTACAGGGCTTGCTGTTGTGAGAAGTGTTTCTGATGCTATTTATTTTCTGCACATGCTTCTTCAG TTCAGACTGGCTTATGTGGCTCCAGAGTCGAGAGTCGTGGGAGCTGGAGATTTAGTTGATGAGCCAAAGAAAATTGCTGTTCATTATCTCCGGGGACATTTTTTACTTGATTTCTTCGTCGTGCTTCCACTTCCTCAG GTGATGATATTGGTAGTCATTCCTAGATATGTTGGGTTATCAACAGCAGACATCGCCAAGAATTATTTGCGTGTCACTGTTCTTCTTCAGTATATCCCCCGCATCATCAGATTTGTACCATTGCTCGGTGGCAATCAGTCTGCCACTGGATTCATATTTGAGTCAGCATGGGCTAATTTTGTGATCAACCTTCTAATGTTTGTTATGTCGGGACATGTTGTTGGTTCATGTTGGTACCTTTTCGGATTACAG AGGGTTAACCAATGCCTACAAAATGCCTGTTCCGCATCCAAAATTCCATCCTGTGAGGTTTTTCGAGACTGCGGACGCGACTTTGATACTGTGGGGCAAACTGGGTTAAATTGGCAGCAGTGGTATAATGATTCTGCCTCAACATCTTGTTTCAATACTGGAGATGGTGGTACTTTCAAGTATGGCATTTATCAGGAAGCTGTTCTGCTGGCTACAAAACGCAGTGCTATTACACGTTATATATATTCATTATTTTGGGGGTTTCAG CAAATAAGCACTTTAGCtggaaatcttgtcccaagttacTTCGAAGGAGAAGTTCTCTTCACTATGGCTATTGTTGGTTTGGGACTGCTGCTTTTTGCACTACTTATCGGAAACATGCAAAATTTTCTCCAGGCTCTTGGAAGTCG GAAACTGGAAATGCAACTTCGACGGCGTGATGTTGAGAAGTGGATGAGCCATAGACGATTGCCTGAAGAATTGAGAAG GAGGGTTAGACATGCAGAAAGGTTCACCTGGGCAGCTACTCAAGGAGTAAACGAAGAGGAGCTTTTAAGTAATTTACCAGAAGATATCCAAAGGGACATACGGCGACACTTCTTTAGATTCCTTAATAAG GTTCGATTGTTCACCTTGATGGATTGGCCAATCTTGGATGCTATCTGTGACAAATTAAGACAAAACTTATATATCAGTGGGAGTGACATCCTTTATCAAGGTGGCCCTGTTGACAAAATGGTTTTCATAGTGAGAGGTAAGTTAGAAAGCATCAGCGCAGATGGTAGCAGGGCTCCATTACATGATGGAGATGTATGTGGAGAGGAGCTCCTCACATGGTACTTGGAACACTCTTCAGCAAATAAAG ATGGTGGGAAAAGCAGATTCCATGGTATGCGCTTGGTTGCTATTCGTACTGTGACATGTTTAACAAACGTTGAAGCTTTTGTACTTCGAGCAAGTGACCTCGAACAAGTCACTTCCCAGTTTGCTCGGTTCTTGCGCAATCCACGAGTGCAGGGAGCGATCAG GTATGAATCGCCCTACTGGAGGACCATTGCTGCAGCGCGCATCCAGGTTGCATGGAGGTATCGTAAGAGGCGACTAAAGCGAGCAGAAAGATCAAGGCCGAGCGAAGAACCTGATCGTAAACCTACATGGTCTCATTATTCTTTTCAGCATGGGTAG
- the LOC127310013 gene encoding uncharacterized protein, giving the protein MYGPGDPTKITGLPLSKKDVVRKARQPRIAMPAKDRFPTIHAERRGPCVKRALDSFDPDPPALKLGSRPAGSESSARTSTPPPHSSPAPSGAGNTSASPLGGTTSSGRAAPTPPEHRTEEEFVSPPENQDTDASNIGAEEEAAGRAEPLVPPVLEKKKTSAPGTSNLGDAPSAPPSPRTAPTPPPDAPRTKPSGAAPTAPPPKTSKLIKGKATASNAPSGDQQPLVLHVSKAASAASEKATGLLGRITEFQRGGRELGHLLPYAQKWNAADMTPATRGMGKDRLPAPDPVGDRSSEEHFMRLRRAVKELDSAWYDSTNNLRLTADARKVLFEELLWEHRDLAEAHDKCQVIPEASIEALKEQLAAAQREKEQLIRQHQEELGAQKTSYQELKAQLIQLGLDHAKALKAAEADAAAKMHEALEDAGNSNMVLQAELEEAAKALKTIEDKAARLEAEQKEYDRLITQTDAHAFRLFPESQTFAIKRVEEHRVGQAQANLGVPWTPYDHLVALNARVSHMRAIDRNLSDIPDVATQLFRTLWPGEVVPDTFTLMSDRLKGAGKRIREWQCSAARAGADSALRVACSWYPELNLDALTGVREGAETDLDPILTAKRQDRAYHIAEYADMRTFIPPPPDIKDYLDEEEDEADEEPLDDAGAGDAPPEAPAA; this is encoded by the exons atgtatggtcctggtGATCCCACTAAAATCACCGGCCTTCCCCTctccaagaaggacgtcgtccgcaaggctaggcaaCCGCGCATCGCCATGCCG GCCAAGGATCGCTTCCCCACCATTCACGCAGAGCGGCGAGGCCCTTGCGTGAAGCGTGCGCTTGATTCTTTCGATCCAGATCC ccctgcgctcaagcttggctcaaggccagcgggctctgagagttccgcgaggacctcaacccctcctcctcactcaagcccggcaccttctggtgccggcaacacctctgcctcccctctggggggcactacaagttcggggcgtgcggcccctacaccgcctgaacaccgcacggaggaggagttCGTCTCCCCTCCCGAAAACCAAGATACcgacgccagcaacatcggcgccgaggaagaagctgctgggcgggcggaacctttggttcctcccgtccttgaaaagaagaaaacttccgcgccgggaacttccaacctgggtgacgcgcctagcgctcccccatcTCCACGAACTGCTCCAACGCCACCGCCGGATGCCCCTCGCACGAAGCCAtccggggctgctccaactgcgccgccgcccaagacttccaagctcatcaaggggaaggcgacggcctccaacgccccttccggtgatcagcagcccctggtgctgcacgtctccaaggccgccagcgctgctagcgagaaggccaccggcctgctcggccggatcactgagttccagcgcgggggccgggagctggggcatctgctgccctacgcccagaagtggaacgctgcggatatgactccggcgacccgcggtatgggcaaggataggctgccggcacctgaccctgttggggaccggtcttccgaggagcacttcatgcggcttcgccgcgccgtgaaggagctcgacagcgcgtggtacgattccacgaacaatctgagg ctcacggctgacgctcggaaggtcctctttgaggagcttctatgggagcatcgggatcttgctgaggcacatgacaagtgccaag tgatcccggaagcttccattgaagccctcaaggagcagctcgccgccgcccaac gggagaaggagcagctcatccggcagcaccaggaggagcttggCGCTcagaagaccagctaccaggagctcaaggctcagctcatccagctgggtcttgaccatgccaaggcgctaaaggctgctgaagccgacgcagcggccaagatgcatgaagctcttgaggatgccggcaactccaatatggtgttgcaggccgagctggaggaggccgccaaggcgcTGAAAACTATCGAGgataaggccgcgcggctggaggcggagcagaaggaataTGACCGGTTAATCACGCAAACTGATGCGCATGCCTTCC gcctcttcccggaaTCCCAGACGTTTGCCATAAAGAGGGTTGAGGAGCACCGCGTTGGCCAGGCCCAGGCgaatcttggcgtgccatggaccccctatgaccatctggttgcgctgaacgcgcgggtgtctcacatgcgcgccattgatcggaatctctctgatattcctgatgtagccacccagctcttcaggactctgtggcctggcgaagTGGTGCCAGATACCTTCACCTTGATgagcgaccgcctcaagggtgccggcaagaggatccgcgaatggcagtgctccgctgcccgcgctggggcagattctgcactccgcgtcgcctgctcttggtatccggagttgaacctggacgccctcaccggagtgcgcgaaggcgcggaaaccgatctggacccgatcctcaccgccaagcggcaagatcgcgcgtaccacatcgcggagtacgccgacatgcgcaccttcatccctccccctcctgacatcaaagactatctcgacgaggaggaggatgaagccgatgaggagcctctggacgatgctggtgctggcgatgctcctccggaagcccctgctgcctga